One genomic window of Roseateles sp. DAIF2 includes the following:
- a CDS encoding patatin-like phospholipase family protein, producing MATTASNHPSSTPPGQRVLVLQGGGALGAYQLGVYEALHEAGLEPDWVVGTSIGAINGALIAGNAPEHRLERLCAFWDLIAQDGPANPWGQVLSNWGTLTRGIAGFFEPGPASLLGPYAPLGPERAAWYDTAPLRASLERLLDFERLAGGDNTTPRLTVGCVSASRGEMVYFDSRDGALLPEHILASGALPPAFPAVRIDGEPYWDGGIYSNTPLECVLDDQPRRDSTIFSVHLWNPVGPEPQSVWEVGNRQKDIQYASRVDSHLARQQQIHQLRHIIRELGRRLGPEQRRSPEVRALTAWGCGTQMHVLRLMAPRLAGEDQTKDMDFRRASIEQRRQAGLADTRAALAAQPWTAPQDPTEGIHVHDCERHAG from the coding sequence ATGGCCACCACCGCATCGAACCACCCCTCATCCACCCCGCCCGGGCAGCGCGTGCTGGTGCTGCAGGGCGGCGGCGCGCTGGGCGCCTACCAGCTGGGCGTCTATGAGGCGCTGCACGAGGCCGGCCTGGAGCCGGACTGGGTGGTCGGCACCTCGATCGGCGCGATCAACGGCGCGCTGATCGCCGGCAATGCGCCGGAACACCGGCTCGAGCGCCTGTGCGCCTTCTGGGACCTGATCGCCCAGGACGGCCCGGCCAACCCCTGGGGTCAGGTCTTGAGCAACTGGGGCACCCTGACGCGCGGCATCGCCGGCTTCTTCGAGCCCGGCCCGGCCAGCCTGCTCGGCCCCTATGCGCCGCTGGGCCCGGAGCGCGCCGCCTGGTACGACACCGCGCCGCTGCGCGCCAGCCTGGAGCGCCTGCTCGACTTCGAGCGCCTGGCCGGCGGTGACAACACCACGCCGCGCCTGACGGTCGGCTGCGTCAGCGCCAGCCGCGGCGAGATGGTCTATTTCGACAGCCGCGACGGCGCCCTGCTGCCCGAGCACATCCTGGCCTCCGGCGCGCTGCCGCCGGCCTTCCCAGCGGTGCGCATCGACGGCGAGCCCTATTGGGACGGCGGCATCTACTCGAACACGCCGCTGGAATGCGTGCTGGACGACCAGCCGCGGCGCGACTCGACCATCTTCTCGGTGCACCTGTGGAACCCGGTCGGCCCCGAGCCGCAAAGCGTCTGGGAGGTCGGCAACCGGCAGAAGGACATCCAGTACGCCAGCCGCGTCGACAGCCATCTAGCGCGCCAGCAGCAGATCCACCAGTTGCGCCACATCATCCGCGAGCTCGGCCGCCGCCTCGGCCCCGAGCAGCGCCGCAGCCCCGAGGTGCGCGCGCTGACCGCCTGGGGCTGCGGCACCCAGATGCATGTGCTGCGCCTGATGGCGCCGCGCCTGGCGGGCGAGGACCAGACCAAGGACATGGACTTCCGCCGCGCCAGCATCGAGCAGCGCCGCCAGGCCGGACTGGCCGACACCCGCGCCGCCCTCGCCGCCCAACCCTGGACCGCGCCGCAGGACCCGACCGAGGGCATCCATGTGCATGACTGCGAGCGGCACGCGGGGTGA